The following DNA comes from Sphingorhabdus sp. M41.
CCTCGCCGGGCGTCAGGATTTCATCGGCCAAGACATTGCAGGGCATTTCCTTGCCGAGATGGCCGAGACCGCGGATGCGTGATTTCGGGAAGCCTTCGCCGAACGTCGGCATTTTTGGCGCAACCTGAGCCTTTTTCGGGCCGCCCATCAATGGATTGAAGACCATCGGCGCGGAAACCTTCTCGCCTTGCTGGTTGAAGCGGGCGCAGAGGATGTTGAGCGAGGCCACCAGATATTCGGTGAGCGTGCCATTGCCGGCCATTTCCGGACCGGTGCCGGTGACGACGCGGCCCTTGTTGGCGCCAGCGAACATGCGGGCAGCGGCGATCAGCTGATCCTTGTCGACACCGGCGCGTTTCGCGGCGACACCGGGCGTCATCGGTTTGACGGCGGCTTCCAACTCTTCGACGCCATCAACATGAGCGGCGACGAAATTCTGGTCGAACAGCTTTTCTTCGAAGATCACGTTGAGCATGCCGGCGAGCAGGGCAGGGTCTTCACCCGGTTTCACCGGCAGATAGATATCTGCCAATTTGCCCATTTCGCTGACCCGCGGATCGGCAACGATGACCTTGAGGCCGCGCTCCTTGGCATCTCTCAGGCCGCGCGAGGGCGAGGATGTCGGCATGCCGCCGGAATAGTGGGACACAATCGGATTATTGCCGACAAACATCGCCACGTCGGATTCGGTGAAGGCGTTGCCGCCGCCCATCCACATGCCATAGCGGGCGGTGGTGAAAACCTTGGCTGGCTGGTCGACGGTGACGCTGGTATACCAGTTGCGCGAGCCGATGCCCTGGGCAAAGGCATAGGACGTGCCGAGCACGGCGCTGTTCTGGAAAGCATTGGTGCCGCAATAGACCGCGATGCTGTGCGGGCCGTGTTCCTCGACCATCTTCTTCATCTGCGCGCCGGCCAGCTTGAGCGCTTCGGCGGTCGGGATGTCCTTGAAACTGCCATCGGGCTGGCGGATCTTGCTGGTAATCATCCGGTCGGGAAGATTGTGCATGTCGGGCAGCTGGCGGCCCTTGATGCAGGTATAGCCGTGGAACAGATGATCCTGCTTGTCGCCGCGCACGGATTTGACTTTATTGTCTTCCACCTCGACAATCATTGCGCAACTTGCGTGGCAAAAACGGCAAAAACTACGCTTGGTCTCGACAGCCATGAATCTCTCCTGATTTCGGAGAAGTCTAGGCGTGGCAATTGGCGCAGGCGACTGACAAAAATGCTTGGAAACAACCCTGTGCAACATAGCATCAGGATTCAGGCTTTGCCCCTTTCAGGCGATGCCAAATCAGCCGCTGTTGCGCAGCGCGGTCGCTATGGCGTTGAGCGACAACTGAATACCTTCGCCGATGCGCGGGTCATCTTCGCCGCCGCGCAGGCGTTTCATAAGCTCGATCTGGAGATGGTTGAGCGGCTCGATATAGGGCAGGCGCAACTCGATGCTGTTGAACAGCGCCGGGCTTTTTGCCAGCAGATGCGGCTGGTCGGTGATTTCCAGCAATATGTCGCGGGTCTGGTACCAGCTCGAACGGATGCGACCGAAATAGGCCTGACCCATGTCCTGATCCTCCACCAGTCCGGCATAGCGGGCGGCGATGCCCATGTCGGACTTGGCCAGCACCATTTCCATATTGGAGAGCGAAGCCTGAAAAAACGGCCAGCTCTGCGCCATATCTTTCAGCTTCGCCTTGTCCTCAAAACCAGCAAGCGCCTGTCCGACGCCATACCAGCCCGGCAGCATCACCCGCGCCTGTGCCCAGCTGAACACCCAGGGAATGGCGCGCAAATCCTCGATCTTGTCGCTTTTCGTCCGGCTGGCGGGACGCGAGCCTATCTTCAGTTTGGCGATTTCGGTCAGCGGAGTCATCTGCCGGAAGAAGGTCCGGAAGCTGTCGTCGCCATAGACCAGATCGCGATATTCGGTGAATGCAACCTGCGAGATTTGGTCCATTGCATCGGCATGGTCGGCCAGCACCTTGCTGTCGGTCCGGTCGGGCTCCAGCGAGTTGATCAGCACCGCCGAGGTCATCGCTTCCAGATTGGCTTCCGCGACATCCTCCGTGCCATATTTCGCGGCGATCACCTCGCCCTGTTCGGTGATCCGGATGCGGCCGGCAACCGTGCCCTTGGGCTGCGCCTTGATTGCGCCGAAGGCCGAGCCGCCTCCGCGCCCCACGGCGCCGCCGCGTCCGTGGAAAAGCTGCATTTTTATGCCGGCTTCGGCAAATATCGGAGTCAGGGCATCGCTCGCCTTGAACAGGCTCCAGGTCGAGGTCAGATAGCCGCCGTCCTTGTTGCTGTCGGAATAGCCGATCATCACTTCCTGATGGCCGCGGCCCTTTGCCAGAGCGTGCATTTCGGGAAGGGCGAAAAAATCGGTCATCACTTCAGGCGCATTTTCGAGATCGGCGACCGTCTCGAACAAAGGCACGGCCATGACCGGGCAGGACGGCGATGCATTGTCCTCGGTCGGCGCGTGATAGAGGCCCGTTTCCATCAACAGGACATAGACTTCCAATATATCGGAGACGCTCTCTCCATTGCTGATATTATAATTGGTGATGACTTCGGGGCCATATTTGCGATGCGCTTCGGCAGCGGCGCGGATGATCGACAATTCTTTTGCGGTTTCTTCGCTATAGGCGATCCATGGGCTGGCCAGTGGGCGGTTGTTGGCCAGTTCCTTCCGCAGCCGCTTTACCCGGGCCGCTTCGTCCAATGCCAGATAGTCCGGTTCAACTCCTGCTTGTTTGAGCAGTTCGGCGACCACCCGTTCATGCACCCGGCTGTTCTGACGCATGTCGAGGGTCGCAAGGTGGAATCCAAACAATTCGACGGTGCGGATCAGCCGCCCCAAAGCGCCCGAGGTTGCGAAGACGCCCTTGCCGGCGGTCTTGAGGCCTTGCCCCAATATTGCCAGTTCCTCGCGCAACTGCTGCGGGTTGTCGTAAGCCTGGGCTGTAATGGTCGATGCGCGACCGGGTACATGACCACAAAGCTTGAGATGGGTTGCCGATAATCTGGCATAGATGCCGGACAAGGCGCGGCGATAGGGTTCGTCCTTGCGGCTCAGTGCATCATCACCGCTTGCTTCGGCGAGTTCCAGCACAGCATCGGGTACTTCGGCCAGTTCGGTTGAGATAGACAGTTCCGCGCCGAGGGTGTGAACGCACATCAGATAATAGCCGATGACGGTTTCCGCCGCGCGCGACAGGGCTTCCTCCATCGCGCCCGCGTCGACAAAGGGATTACCGTCGCGATCGCCGCCAATCCAGCTGTTGAGTTTGAGGAAGCTTGGCAGCCGCGCACCCAAGGTCCGTTCCCATTTGCCATATAGCCGCGGCAGGACGGGCAGGAATACGTCCTTCATATAGCTTTGCGAAATCTGGACTTCGTCGGTGACGAACAGGCGCTCGCGGCGCAGCGGACGAGTCTGCCACAGCAGGGCGATCTGGCGCATGATTGCGTCGTCGAGCATGTCGCCTTGCGGCGTTTCCTCCTCTCCGGCATCTTTCATCAGCAAAAGTTCGGCGATCCGGGATTTGTGATCGATGATGCTCTTGCGCCGGACCTCGGTGGGGTGAGCGGTCAGAACCGGCGCAATCAATGCGTCGTCGAGCAGTTCCAGAATCGCTTCACGATCAACTCCTTCGCTGGCGAGCAACTCGATAGCCTCGACCACCGTGGCGCCTTTTTCTGCTGCCACACCCTGGCGATCCTCGGCAAGATTGGCGAGCAGGGAAAACAGCATGAACCCGCGCACGAAGGCGAGTGTTTCGTCGAGCGATAGCGCATCCAGGCCGGGATCAATCGCATCCGCATCGGCCAGACCGCGATGGCGATCGACGCTGGTGGACCGGATATATTCGGTGCGCCTGTATAGATCCTCTCCGCCATAGGAACGAATGACATCGCCCAGCAATTTGCCGAGATATTTGATGTCTGGATTTTGGCTTACGGTGAGGGATTGGGTCATGCCGATATGCTGCACTGCAGCGTCGCAACGGTCAAGAAATTCTGCAAGCTTGCGACAATAACATCTGGTGTTATATACACATAATACACTCGCTATGCAGGTTCGGATTACATGTCAGGTATCGGAGGTTTGAGAGCCAAGTTGACGGAGCAGCCTAAGCGATTTGATATTGGTGCATTGGTTGACCTGTTGACCATTCTGACGGTGTTGGTCATAGTCAAGCAATCGGTTCTGCCATTCAGCTTTCTTTATGCGGGTCCGGCATCGACGTTTTCGGCAATGGTGGTTGCAACCATGATATTGCGGCGCCGGGGATTGGGGTGGAAAGATCTCGGCTTCCGTTGGCCCGAAAACTGGTGGAAAATCATAGGTCTGACGGTACTATCGATGGTCGCTTTCATCGCTGCGACTCAGATGATGCAGCTGTTCGCCGATACATTCTTTGTAGATATTGGCGTAAGTGGACGGTTTGACCATATTGAAGGCAATCTCCCAGCCTATATCGGGATCATGTTGCTGGTCTGGACCCATGGTTCCTTTTTCGAGGAACTGTTATTCCGTGCCTTTGTCATTGATCGGGCAAGCAATGCTTTCGGGGGCGGCCGGATAGCTGATATTGCCGCAGCACTGTTTTCATCAATATTTTTCGGCTATCGTCACTATTATTATCAAGGCATGCACGGTGCCTTGATCACTGGAGCCGGAGGCTTCGCCTTTGCCATGCTGTATCTCTGGTTTGGACGCAAAAACATCATGCCACTGATTTTTGCCCATGGTATATTCAATAGTCTGGGCCAGACTTTCCGTTTTCTCGGCATCCGCGACTGATAAATTTTACGTGACGGTCAATTCTTTCGCTTGATATCAACATAAGCAGCCTTGTTCCGCATCATGCCGGACATGCAGTACCCAGTCTGCATTTAATACTAGCGAGCGCTAGTTAATCGGAACGCAAGCATTCTCCGATAAAGCGCTTTTTGTTCATCGAAAGCTCCACAGCAATGCTGATTTTCTCGCGCCTTTTTGCCGGTCACGACACAAGCCGCATAGCGATGCTGGTTGCCGGGGCATTTTTTATTGCCGCACTATCGGGAATATTTGTGACCCAAGACAATGGCCGATTGCCCTCAATATGGGCAGCCAATGCCATCCTGTTATCTGGCTTGTTGCTAACCCGTCCACGTCAATGGCCGGTCCTGCTCGGCTCAGCGTTGCTGTCAAATGTCGGCGCCAATCTCGTGATCGGAGACGACATAGTGACGGCGTTCCTGTTGTCGGCATGCAATATGCTGGAATGTCTGATGGGGGCCAGCCTGCTCAACCATGTTCAGAAAAAGCAGGTGGCGCGGATCAATCGGACATGGCTGGCGCAACTGACCATTTTTGGAGCCCTGATACCCTGTGCGATATCCGCATCCTTTGCTTCGCTTCTGGTGTCGGCGACCCCTACCGAATATGCATTTATCTGGTCGATTTATTTTCCGGCCCATGTTCTGGGCATTCTAACGATCGTGCCACTGATCTATATTTTTGCCAAAGACGGCGGAAAATCCATCTACCGCCATTTGCACCGGGAGCTGCTGCTTGTGGCATTGATTGCTACTGTGGCTTCCGCGATTATTTTCCTGCAACTCCTGCCGGTCACTTTTCTCATCTTTCCGGTGCTGGCATGGTCGGCTTTCCGGAGTGGCATACCGGGCGCAGCTTTGGCCATTTTCATTTTCACCTTCGTTGCGACGATCCTTACCATTGAGGGATTCGGTCCGATTGCCCTGATCGACGCCAGCGAATATATGCGGATCTTGTTTCTGCAGGCGCTGATCGTCGTCGTCACCTTCTCGACACTGCCGATCGCAACCGTTCTGGAAGGTCGCAAAAATGACGCGCTGAATCTGGCCAAAGCAAAAGTGGCGGCAGAAGAGGCTACTGCAAGCAAGGCCCAGTTTCTTGCGAATATGAGCCACGAAATCCGTACACCGATGAATGGCATTATCGGATTTGCCGAACTGCTTGCGCGTAGCGAGCTGGATGACAGCCAAAGCCGTCAGGTGGAGATAATCCGGACGTCGTCGGACAGTCTGCTTTACCTGCTCAACGATATACTTGATATTTCCAAAATCGAAGCCGGCCAGCTCGACATTGCCCGATCACCAGTCCGCATCGCAGACTGTATCTCGGAATGTGTTTCGCTTGTCACAACTTTGGCAGAGGCCAAAAATCTGACAATCGACACGGACCTGGATGTCGACAGGCAGCTGTTCATCGAATCGGACAGAATTCGTATCCGTCAGATATTGCTGAATCTGCTGGGCAACGCCGTGAAGTTTACGGAGCGTGGAACTGTGCGAATTGCCGCGCAAATCGTCGTTCACAAAGACCAGCCCGTTTTGCAAATTGCGGTTAGCGACACCGGTATCGGTATTCCCGCCCATCGACTGGCGAAGGTATTCGATGAGTTCGAGCAGGCAGATGTTGAAACCTCGCACAAATATGGTGGAACCGGGCTTGGCCTGGCGATCAGTCGTCAACTGGCCGTCTTGCTGGGTGGGCGGCTATGGCTCGAAAGCAGACAAGAAGAAGGAACAACGGTGACGTTGGAGCTGCCCGGCACAGCGATGGCGGTTCCCGAGGTGGATCACGACGCGCAAAATTCCGGGGCTGCTGTGGAGAAATTTGGCCATTCCTACCATATTCTGGTGGCCGATGATGTGGACATCAATCGTCAAGTTATCGGGGAAATATTGGATGGCCTGGGCGCCCGCACCGATTTTGCAGAAAATGGCAAGCAAGCCGTGGCTATGGCACTTTCCTGTGATCTGACCGACGATCCTTATAATTTGATCCTCATGGACAACCGCATGCCCGTGCTTGGCGGGAATGAAGCAACGCGGAAAATCAGGGAGAACGGCATTGATCCCGGACAATTGCCGATCCTGGCGCTGACCGCCAATGTCTTTGCAGAAGACGTGCAGAAAAATCTTGATGCGGGGATGCAAGCGGTGCTGTCAAAACCTGTTCGCACCCGTGACCTTCATGCCGCGGTCATCAAATATGCCACTATTCCCAGCAACGATCACGAACCCCGTTCCTCCGGGTGGGGCAGCAATGCGGCACCGAAAGCGGATGCCAAAACGCTATATGCAGAACGAAAGCGGCTCGGCGTGCTGGAAATATCACAGTTGATGGCGCAGAATATACAGGATCGCGAGAATCTCGAAAAGCTGTCGGAAATCGCACATAAATTGGCCGGTTCCGCTGGGTTTTTTGGCGATAGTGAGTTTGGCCGAATGGCTGCCGACCTGGATCAAAGCGTGCGGTCATCCAAATCAAATATCGATAATACCAAGCTGAAGGAACTAGTGAGAGCGCTGTGCAAGGCCGCGTGATCGTCGTCTGAAGAACCGGGTAAAGTTGTTAACCAGTCTCTGCTAGACAGATAGTTTGAGGAGAATTTTTGATGGCGCGAATAATATATGCAGAAGATGATGAGTTGGTCGGCGAGGTCGTTCGTGACACGCTGATGGATGCCGGTCATGCTGTCGGTGTGATCGGTGATGGTGTTACCGCACTCCAAGTCGCCAAGATCAAAAATCCCGATTTGATCATTCTTGATTGCAGTATGCCGAGAATGGGCGGGGTAGAAGTTCTGCGCCGGATTCGCAATCATCAGGAACTTTTCTCCACGCCGGTATTGATGCTGACCGGGCGATCATCCGCAGCCGATGAACAAATTGCGTTCGATGCGGGCGCCACGGAATATTTGAAGAAACCCTTTGATCGCGACGAACTGGTGTTCATCATCGAAAATATGCTGGACGATGCTGAAAGGCGCAGGGGAACGAAAAAGCTGCCGATGCGATACGTCTGATCCTGCGATCACGGCATAACGCAAGCCAACGCAATTCCTGATCCGAAAACAACCGCTAATAAGCCTGGCGACGATCACCATCGACCTAGCCATATCAACTAGACCATCTTCGCCACCTTCGGCTTCCCCCTCCCTGTCCAGAAGGCCCTGCCGGTCGGTTTCAATATCGTCGCTTCGTCAGCTTTCCAGCTCGATATCCCAATATAACCAGTCATGCCACGTATCGTGCAGGAAATTGGGCGGGAAAGCCCGGCCATGTTCCTGCAGATGCCAGCTGGTCGGCTTGATCGGACGATTGGCGAGCTGCATATGCGCTTCCTTGGGCGTCCGGCCGCCTTTCTTGAGGTTGCAGGGAAGGCAGGCAGTGGCGACATTTTCCCAAGTCGTGCGGCCCTTCTGTCGGCGCGGAATGACATGGTCAAAGGTCAGATTGTCGGGTGACCCGCAATATTGGCATTCAAACTTGTCGCGCAGAAACAGGTTGAAACGGGTGAAGGCCGGATATTCGGAAGGTTTGATATATTTCTTCAGCGCAATCACTGACGGGATTTTCATGTCGAGATTGGGGCTGTGCACTTCGCGCTCATAGCTGGATATGATGTCGACCCGGTCGAGAAACACGGCCTTGATTGCGGTTTGCCAGGGCCACAGGCTGAGCGGATAATAAGACAGGGGCGTATAGTCTGCGTTGAGGACGAGCGAGGGGCAGCTTTCCGGATGCCTTTGCAGGTCGGGGTGATACATAAGCGCTTGTCTCCCTTGTCCTTTACTGTCTGCTCTTTATGCCTAAGAACATGACATGACTATTACACAGAGAACATTATCCGGCTTATGACGTCAAGTGGGCAAATGAATCGACATATTGTGGTGCGTTTTGCCCCGAGCCCCAACGGATTGTTGCATTTGGGTCACGCCTATGCCGCGATGGTGGCGCATGATTTTGCCCGGGCGCGGGGTGGCGAGTTTCTGCTCCGGATCGAGGATATCGACAGCGGCCGCAGCCGTCCCGAATTTGTCACCGCAATACTGGACGACCTGCGCTGGCTGGGTCTGGAATGGGACAGGGAGGTGATTTTCCAGTCCGAACGGCTGGACAGCTATGCCGCTGCCGCCGACCGGCTGAAGGCGATGGAGCTGCTATATCCCTGTTTCTGCACCCGATCGGACATGCGGCAATTGCAGGAAGATGGCCCGCAGCCGGAAGGGCCGGACGGTCCGATCTATGCCGGAACATGCCGGCATCTCGACCCGGATCTGGCCAGGAAACGGGCGGCAGCAGAGCCGCACAGCTGGCGGCTTGATGTGGCGAAGGCGGCGGCGATTGCCGGCCCGCTGCGATGGAGAGATGAACGGCACGGCGAGCAATTGAACCATCCCGAGCGGCTTGGCGATGTTATCCTTGTGCCAAAGGATATGCCGGTGGCCTATCATCTCGCCGTGACGGTCGACGATGCCCGCGACGGGATTACCCATGTCGTGCGCGGGGATGATCTGTTCGCTTCCACCGATATTCATCGGTTGCTGCAGGCGCTGCTGGTCCTGCCGACGCCGACCTATTTTCATCATCCGCTTCTGCTCGATGAGACCGGCGGAAAACTGTCCAAGAGCCGGGATTCTGCCTCTTTGTCCGTATTGCGCCTGGCCGGTCAAAGCGGGCAAAAGCTGCTGCAAGATTTCCGGCAGGGCATCTTCCCTGTTGGAATCTCCCTTTCCTAAGCTTAAGGTGACCATATGAGCTATATTTTGATATTGATGATCGTCGCAGCCGCAGGCGCTGTCATTTATGCACTCGTACGCGGGCTGATCGCCTTCGCCAATATGAAGCCGGGTGACGTCGATGCCGACGGCATCACCGCGTCGCACAAGAAGCAGAATGAAATGATGTTTGCCCGCGTCAAATATCAGGCGATCGCGATCATCCTGGTGGTGATATTACTGGCTGTGGCGGGTGGCCAGAGCTAGGCCGCTAACCGATGGTAAAGCTAAACAAGATATATACCAAAACCGGCGATGACGGTACGACCGGGCTCGTCGACGGATCGCGGATTGCCAAGAATGATCCGCGCATGGCGGCGATTGGTGATGTAGACGAACTGAACAGCGCGCTTGGTGTAGCGATTTGCGAAATTGGCGATGATGCGCTGGTTCAGCAATTGCGGATCATCCAGAACGATCTGTTCGATCTCGGCGCGGATCTCGCGACCCCGGCAGCCGACGGAGACGATTTCACCCCCTCGGACATGATCCTTCGGATCGTGCCTTCGCAGGTGGAGCGGCTGGAAAAAGCAATCGACGCAGCCACTGCTGAGCTTGATCCGCTGACCAGTTTCATTCTGCCTGGCGGCTCGAAAGCCGCTGCTGCCATCCATCTGGTTCGTGCCGTTGCCAGACGGACCGAGCGGACTTGTGTTGCCGCTGGCAGAGACATGTCGATCAACCCGCAGGCGCTGGCCTATGTCAATCGTCTCTCGGACTATCTGTTCGTACTCGGACGGGCGCTCAATAACGGCGGCGCGGACGATATTTTATGGGTGCCGGGGGCATCTCGCTAGGGCGCGAAAGCGCCGTGCATTGCAAATATTTGCAACCAACTGCCGCAAATATGCGTTGTTGACCTAATCATTGTTCGCTCTATGTTCTGAAAAAATCGTAGCCACCGGAGTAGGATTAATCGCTAGCCAACCGCAACGCCCGTGTCCGCCTTCGTTCGACGCAGAAAATCTTTCCCGATCAAGTGCCCTGCTGGATCGTTTTCGGGACGTCAGGCGCCATTCGGTTCGTCTCGCCGAAGGCTTGAGCGATGCCGATGCGACCGCGCAATCGATGGATGATGCTTCACCGACGAAATGGCATCTGGCGCACATCAGCTGGTTTTTTGAAACCTTCCTGCTGCGCGATCATGTCGCAGGTTATCAGCTGTTTGATGATGCTTTTCCCTATCTGTTCAACAGCTATTACGAAGCCGAAGGCGCACGGCATGCTCGCCCGGAGCGAGGTTTGCTGACCCGTCCGTCACTGGCAGAAGTGATCGATTATCGCACCCATGTCGACAGCGCGATGGTGGAGGCTATGGAGGGATTCTCCGAAGAATTGCTCGATCTGGTCGAACTCGGTTTGAATCATGAACAGCAGCATCAGGAATTGCTGCTTACGGATATTCTTCACCTCTTCTCCCGCAATCCCTTGAAGCCCGCCTATTCCAGCATGGCTCCTGTCTCTGCATCCGAGCCCGGACCATTGCAATGGATCGAGGGCAGGACCGGCATCCAGCAGATCGGACATGATGGTCAGGGCTTCGCCTTTGATTGCGAAGGTCCGCGCCACGACGTGCTGCTGCATCCGCATGCGATCGCCGATCGTCCGGTCACCAACGGCGAGTGGCTCGAGTTCATTGAGGATGGGGGTTATCGCGAAGCCCGCCACTGGCTGTCCGACGGCTGGGCCTGGGTGCAACAGGAAGGAATCGACGCGCCGCTTTACTGGAACCGGATATCTGATCCGGAATGGGCTGAGTTCGGACTGTGCGGCAATCAAAGTCTCGACCAGTTCGCACCCGTGAAGCATGTCAGCCATTATGAAGCGGATGCCTATGCCACTTGGGCGGGGGCACGCCTGCCGACCGAAGCCGAATGGGAGGTGGCAGCGAACAATGGCCTACCCAATAGCGGCGCCGTCTGGGAATGGACCGGCAGCGCCTATCTGCCCTATCCCGGTTTCAAGCCTGCCGATGGCGCGGTTGGTGAATATAATGGCAAGTTCATGTCGGGCCAGTCTGTCCTGAAGGGCGGCAGCACCGCCACAGCGCCGAACCATATCCGGCCCAGTTACCGGAATTTCTTCTATCCCCACCAGCGCTGGCAGTTCTGCGGACTGCGGCTTGCAAAAGACCTTTGACGTAAAGGATTATCCCCCATGGACATGACCACTTCGCTCGTCGATCATAGCTTTCGCAAGGACGTCAGGCGCTGCTTTGAACAGCAGACTTATGCGATTCCGGCACGCTGGCTTTATGATCGCCGCGGATCGGAATTGTTCGAGGAAATCACAGAGCTTCCGGAATATTACCCGACGCGCACGGAGACACAGTTGCTCAAGGCAAACGGGCCTGCCTTTGCAGCATCAGTGGGACCGAACCGGGCGGTGATTGAA
Coding sequences within:
- a CDS encoding molybdopterin-containing oxidoreductase family protein, producing MAVETKRSFCRFCHASCAMIVEVEDNKVKSVRGDKQDHLFHGYTCIKGRQLPDMHNLPDRMITSKIRQPDGSFKDIPTAEALKLAGAQMKKMVEEHGPHSIAVYCGTNAFQNSAVLGTSYAFAQGIGSRNWYTSVTVDQPAKVFTTARYGMWMGGGNAFTESDVAMFVGNNPIVSHYSGGMPTSSPSRGLRDAKERGLKVIVADPRVSEMGKLADIYLPVKPGEDPALLAGMLNVIFEEKLFDQNFVAAHVDGVEELEAAVKPMTPGVAAKRAGVDKDQLIAAARMFAGANKGRVVTGTGPEMAGNGTLTEYLVASLNILCARFNQQGEKVSAPMVFNPLMGGPKKAQVAPKMPTFGEGFPKSRIRGLGHLGKEMPCNVLADEILTPGEGQIKALISIGGNPEIAFPDQQKVRRALDECELFIQVDPWMSASAKRADMILAPSMCLEREDINNVSDAFTEEAYGHYTEAMVPPPGDTMDEYEMLWWLAKHMGIEMNFPGGSVSMETCPDKATVLDLISEGSLLKPSKAKADAAALERKGAAITYDELHPVVGPAEPDAQEKFDLNAGAMPSELLDYAANDPVESGFDFRLISRRSKHRYNSNGHTFPKLVEKMPTNPAFFNPGDLAAAGIEDGAIIEISSPTASIFGLAKADDKVRPGVISMSHAFGDSEAGKGDVMTKGGSTNRLIVDNDHLDPITGQAMQSAIPVRVSAA
- the ppc gene encoding phosphoenolpyruvate carboxylase, which encodes MTQSLTVSQNPDIKYLGKLLGDVIRSYGGEDLYRRTEYIRSTSVDRHRGLADADAIDPGLDALSLDETLAFVRGFMLFSLLANLAEDRQGVAAEKGATVVEAIELLASEGVDREAILELLDDALIAPVLTAHPTEVRRKSIIDHKSRIAELLLMKDAGEEETPQGDMLDDAIMRQIALLWQTRPLRRERLFVTDEVQISQSYMKDVFLPVLPRLYGKWERTLGARLPSFLKLNSWIGGDRDGNPFVDAGAMEEALSRAAETVIGYYLMCVHTLGAELSISTELAEVPDAVLELAEASGDDALSRKDEPYRRALSGIYARLSATHLKLCGHVPGRASTITAQAYDNPQQLREELAILGQGLKTAGKGVFATSGALGRLIRTVELFGFHLATLDMRQNSRVHERVVAELLKQAGVEPDYLALDEAARVKRLRKELANNRPLASPWIAYSEETAKELSIIRAAAEAHRKYGPEVITNYNISNGESVSDILEVYVLLMETGLYHAPTEDNASPSCPVMAVPLFETVADLENAPEVMTDFFALPEMHALAKGRGHQEVMIGYSDSNKDGGYLTSTWSLFKASDALTPIFAEAGIKMQLFHGRGGAVGRGGGSAFGAIKAQPKGTVAGRIRITEQGEVIAAKYGTEDVAEANLEAMTSAVLINSLEPDRTDSKVLADHADAMDQISQVAFTEYRDLVYGDDSFRTFFRQMTPLTEIAKLKIGSRPASRTKSDKIEDLRAIPWVFSWAQARVMLPGWYGVGQALAGFEDKAKLKDMAQSWPFFQASLSNMEMVLAKSDMGIAARYAGLVEDQDMGQAYFGRIRSSWYQTRDILLEITDQPHLLAKSPALFNSIELRLPYIEPLNHLQIELMKRLRGGEDDPRIGEGIQLSLNAIATALRNSG
- a CDS encoding CPBP family intramembrane glutamic endopeptidase — protein: MTEQPKRFDIGALVDLLTILTVLVIVKQSVLPFSFLYAGPASTFSAMVVATMILRRRGLGWKDLGFRWPENWWKIIGLTVLSMVAFIAATQMMQLFADTFFVDIGVSGRFDHIEGNLPAYIGIMLLVWTHGSFFEELLFRAFVIDRASNAFGGGRIADIAAALFSSIFFGYRHYYYQGMHGALITGAGGFAFAMLYLWFGRKNIMPLIFAHGIFNSLGQTFRFLGIRD
- a CDS encoding MASE1 domain-containing protein, whose protein sequence is MLVAGAFFIAALSGIFVTQDNGRLPSIWAANAILLSGLLLTRPRQWPVLLGSALLSNVGANLVIGDDIVTAFLLSACNMLECLMGASLLNHVQKKQVARINRTWLAQLTIFGALIPCAISASFASLLVSATPTEYAFIWSIYFPAHVLGILTIVPLIYIFAKDGGKSIYRHLHRELLLVALIATVASAIIFLQLLPVTFLIFPVLAWSAFRSGIPGAALAIFIFTFVATILTIEGFGPIALIDASEYMRILFLQALIVVVTFSTLPIATVLEGRKNDALNLAKAKVAAEEATASKAQFLANMSHEIRTPMNGIIGFAELLARSELDDSQSRQVEIIRTSSDSLLYLLNDILDISKIEAGQLDIARSPVRIADCISECVSLVTTLAEAKNLTIDTDLDVDRQLFIESDRIRIRQILLNLLGNAVKFTERGTVRIAAQIVVHKDQPVLQIAVSDTGIGIPAHRLAKVFDEFEQADVETSHKYGGTGLGLAISRQLAVLLGGRLWLESRQEEGTTVTLELPGTAMAVPEVDHDAQNSGAAVEKFGHSYHILVADDVDINRQVIGEILDGLGARTDFAENGKQAVAMALSCDLTDDPYNLILMDNRMPVLGGNEATRKIRENGIDPGQLPILALTANVFAEDVQKNLDAGMQAVLSKPVRTRDLHAAVIKYATIPSNDHEPRSSGWGSNAAPKADAKTLYAERKRLGVLEISQLMAQNIQDRENLEKLSEIAHKLAGSAGFFGDSEFGRMAADLDQSVRSSKSNIDNTKLKELVRALCKAA
- a CDS encoding response regulator gives rise to the protein MARIIYAEDDELVGEVVRDTLMDAGHAVGVIGDGVTALQVAKIKNPDLIILDCSMPRMGGVEVLRRIRNHQELFSTPVLMLTGRSSAADEQIAFDAGATEYLKKPFDRDELVFIIENMLDDAERRRGTKKLPMRYV
- a CDS encoding HNH endonuclease, giving the protein MYHPDLQRHPESCPSLVLNADYTPLSYYPLSLWPWQTAIKAVFLDRVDIISSYEREVHSPNLDMKIPSVIALKKYIKPSEYPAFTRFNLFLRDKFECQYCGSPDNLTFDHVIPRRQKGRTTWENVATACLPCNLKKGGRTPKEAHMQLANRPIKPTSWHLQEHGRAFPPNFLHDTWHDWLYWDIELES
- the gluQRS gene encoding tRNA glutamyl-Q(34) synthetase GluQRS — translated: MNRHIVVRFAPSPNGLLHLGHAYAAMVAHDFARARGGEFLLRIEDIDSGRSRPEFVTAILDDLRWLGLEWDREVIFQSERLDSYAAAADRLKAMELLYPCFCTRSDMRQLQEDGPQPEGPDGPIYAGTCRHLDPDLARKRAAAEPHSWRLDVAKAAAIAGPLRWRDERHGEQLNHPERLGDVILVPKDMPVAYHLAVTVDDARDGITHVVRGDDLFASTDIHRLLQALLVLPTPTYFHHPLLLDETGGKLSKSRDSASLSVLRLAGQSGQKLLQDFRQGIFPVGISLS
- a CDS encoding HIG1 domain-containing protein → MSYILILMIVAAAGAVIYALVRGLIAFANMKPGDVDADGITASHKKQNEMMFARVKYQAIAIILVVILLAVAGGQS